From a single Methanothermobacter sp. genomic region:
- a CDS encoding trypsin-like peptidase domain-containing protein: MFKAKNKSINHEFEEKELEESEIMDAYSRAVMDASAAVSPSVVRVTTQSKSGSRAAGGGSGVIYTESGHIITNSHVIHGAERIDVNLHTGEHHTAEVVGDDPHTDIAVIKIDPETELQVPEFADSSRVRVGQLALAIGNPFGFQFTVTAGVVSATGRSLRTMTGRLVDGVIQTDAALNPGNSGGPLVDYRGRVLGINTALIRPAQGLCFAIPSNTVREVADKLIKDGKIRRAYLGVSCQNILIRDELRKKLGLNSERGVMIASLQDGPARDAGIMRGDVIVAIDDEPVETVDDIHRILTEEKIDMECHVDIIRGSEACKVQVRPSELQ; the protein is encoded by the coding sequence ATGTTTAAAGCCAAAAATAAAAGCATAAATCATGAATTTGAGGAAAAGGAGTTAGAAGAATCAGAGATAATGGATGCATATTCAAGGGCCGTCATGGATGCTTCCGCGGCGGTGAGCCCCTCGGTTGTCAGGGTAACAACACAGTCAAAATCAGGAAGCAGAGCAGCAGGCGGGGGCTCAGGGGTCATCTATACAGAGAGCGGCCATATAATAACCAACAGCCACGTCATCCACGGGGCAGAGAGGATAGACGTGAACCTCCACACAGGTGAGCACCACACAGCAGAGGTTGTGGGTGATGACCCACACACCGACATTGCAGTCATAAAAATCGATCCTGAAACAGAACTCCAGGTACCTGAATTTGCAGACTCCAGCCGGGTGAGGGTTGGTCAGCTCGCCCTTGCAATAGGCAACCCCTTTGGCTTCCAGTTCACTGTCACAGCAGGGGTGGTGAGTGCCACAGGAAGATCCCTCCGGACAATGACAGGGAGACTTGTTGATGGGGTCATACAGACCGACGCGGCACTCAACCCTGGAAACTCCGGCGGGCCACTGGTGGACTACCGGGGGAGGGTACTCGGAATAAACACAGCACTCATAAGGCCGGCCCAGGGGCTCTGCTTCGCCATACCATCAAACACAGTCAGGGAGGTTGCGGATAAACTCATAAAGGACGGTAAAATAAGGAGGGCCTACCTGGGGGTTTCATGTCAGAACATACTCATCAGGGATGAACTGCGGAAAAAACTCGGCTTAAACTCAGAGAGGGGCGTGATGATAGCATCACTCCAGGATGGCCCGGCAAGGGACGCTGGAATAATGAGGGGGGATGTGATAGTGGCAATCGATGATGAGCCAGTGGAGACAGTTGACGACATCCACAGGATACTCACTGAGGAAAAGATAGACATGGAATGTCACGTGGATATAATAAGGGGATCAGAAGCCTGTAAAGTCCAGGTAAGGCCCTCAGAGCTCCAGTGA
- a CDS encoding MoxR family ATPase, whose product MKPSEKLDEIDSSLRGVGYVPDREILITLFLALELGKPILVEGPPGTGKTMLARKAAEALGRDFFRIQCYEGITFEQIVGEWNYQKQLLSLERSRISGSPEDVFSEEYFIKRPLLSAFINGKPSLLLIDEIDKADEEVESFLLQALGEKQITVNDLGTFDLRNDILVFLTSNSQRNLLDETRDRCLYIHIDYPDPEREMEIVRAHVPSAPQSLVKETVMFINRIRELGVIKKPSIRATVDWLRTLMALGKEHIDRETAEKTLGVVIKNRADEGKVRRLVESLDES is encoded by the coding sequence ATGAAGCCATCAGAAAAACTGGATGAGATTGACTCATCACTGAGAGGTGTGGGCTACGTACCAGACAGGGAGATCCTGATAACACTCTTCCTGGCACTGGAACTTGGAAAGCCCATCCTTGTGGAGGGTCCCCCAGGCACAGGAAAGACAATGCTTGCCAGAAAGGCAGCCGAGGCCCTTGGAAGGGATTTCTTCAGGATACAGTGCTATGAGGGCATAACATTCGAACAGATAGTCGGGGAGTGGAACTACCAGAAGCAGCTTCTTAGCCTTGAAAGGTCCCGGATCAGCGGATCCCCAGAGGACGTCTTCAGCGAGGAATACTTCATAAAGAGACCCCTCCTGTCAGCATTCATCAATGGGAAACCATCACTTCTCCTCATAGATGAAATAGATAAGGCTGATGAGGAGGTTGAGAGTTTCCTGCTTCAGGCACTTGGAGAAAAACAGATAACAGTCAATGACCTTGGAACCTTTGACCTCAGAAATGATATACTGGTCTTCCTCACATCCAACTCCCAGCGAAACCTACTGGATGAGACAAGGGACAGGTGCCTCTACATACACATCGACTACCCTGACCCTGAACGTGAAATGGAGATTGTGAGGGCACACGTCCCCTCTGCACCTCAGTCTCTGGTTAAGGAGACAGTCATGTTCATAAACCGGATAAGGGAACTGGGTGTCATAAAGAAGCCCTCAATAAGGGCAACGGTGGACTGGCTCCGGACCCTCATGGCCCTTGGAAAGGAACACATTGACAGAGAAACAGCTGAGAAGACCCTAGGTGTCGTTATAAAAAACAGGGCAGACGAGGGCAAGGTCCGGCGACTTGTGGAATCCCTTGATGAGAGTTAA
- a CDS encoding VWA domain-containing protein, with the protein MEKIILLSNILRDKGLPVSIRSTKDAFLAYKIFKNRPELREALFSVYVKDMRHSKAFMDAYNEVFGVLDEESDESSGSGKGERIKSTEEQIPGEVTDGITIEDLAEIQPEIPDIFDSRTDESQILDRDMSTLNTFDPEIFELCRRLGMKIANRRSRRLRRSKKMRPDIRRSIRKNLKHGGTIIELMRSEPRERKSQHIFLSDVSGSCDWISNWFFCIVYAAQKTFYRSRFFDFDSRVIETTHLLDEDDLYDAFRNLRESRIRNLMLHGTSNMYTAFSDFLENVNFTGKSCIVILSDCRDWAGPRKDGVPESAELVAEMSERARKVLILNPEPQKKWDVVDSCVSIYRNAGAAVKEVRTLRQLAEVIEGL; encoded by the coding sequence ATGGAGAAAATAATTCTTCTTTCAAACATTTTAAGGGATAAGGGACTTCCCGTTAGCATAAGGAGCACCAAAGACGCATTTTTAGCCTATAAAATATTCAAAAACAGACCCGAGCTCAGGGAAGCCCTCTTTTCAGTTTATGTTAAGGATATGAGGCACTCTAAAGCTTTCATGGACGCATACAATGAAGTTTTTGGAGTTCTGGATGAAGAAAGTGATGAATCATCCGGTTCAGGGAAGGGTGAGAGGATTAAGTCTACGGAGGAACAGATCCCCGGTGAAGTCACTGATGGCATCACTATTGAGGATTTGGCTGAAATTCAACCTGAAATCCCGGATATCTTTGACTCCAGAACTGATGAGAGCCAGATCCTTGATAGGGATATGTCCACCCTCAACACATTCGACCCCGAGATATTTGAGCTCTGCCGCAGACTGGGAATGAAAATTGCCAATAGAAGATCCAGGAGGCTCCGCCGTTCAAAGAAGATGCGACCCGATATAAGGCGGAGCATAAGGAAGAACCTGAAGCACGGGGGCACAATAATTGAACTTATGAGGTCAGAGCCCAGGGAGAGAAAGAGCCAGCACATATTCCTGAGTGATGTGAGCGGCTCCTGTGACTGGATAAGCAACTGGTTCTTCTGCATAGTCTACGCCGCCCAGAAGACATTCTACAGGTCACGTTTCTTTGACTTCGACAGCAGGGTCATTGAAACGACCCACCTCCTTGATGAGGATGACCTCTACGATGCCTTCAGGAACCTCAGGGAGTCCAGGATAAGGAACCTCATGCTCCATGGAACATCAAATATGTACACAGCCTTCAGCGACTTCCTTGAGAATGTTAATTTCACAGGAAAGTCCTGTATAGTGATCCTCTCAGACTGCAGGGACTGGGCAGGGCCAAGGAAGGATGGTGTCCCTGAAAGCGCTGAACTGGTGGCTGAAATGTCTGAGAGGGCAAGGAAGGTCCTCATACTGAATCCCGAACCTCAAAAGAAGTGGGATGTTGTTGACAGCTGTGTCTCAATTTACAGGAATGCCGGTGCAGCCGTGAAGGAGGTCAGAACCTTAAGGCAGCTGGCAGAGGTTATAGAGGGCCTCTGA
- the nucS gene encoding endonuclease NucS, producing MKCRVSENPSRSEAYQLLDEGIRKRALIVILACCSASYEGRARSSLGAGERLIVIKPDGTFMVHQDRKVDPVNWQPPRSRCRVYMKHGSLFLESIRRSPEERLEVELHEVHLISFYLPRDMHELTVSGHESDMGDMIIMHPHLIEPGFRPVAREYATSSGFIDILGKDENGSLMIIELKSRKAGVSAVKQLRRYVDEFRDDQVGVRGILVAPSITHDALEMLEDEGLEFREIEPPRELKSNRGVTLDNFL from the coding sequence ATGAAGTGCCGGGTATCTGAAAATCCATCCAGAAGTGAAGCGTACCAACTGCTAGATGAGGGTATACGGAAAAGGGCACTCATAGTGATACTTGCCTGCTGCAGTGCATCCTATGAGGGCCGTGCCAGGAGCAGCCTTGGTGCCGGTGAGAGGCTCATCGTTATAAAACCAGATGGAACATTCATGGTCCACCAGGATCGGAAGGTGGACCCTGTTAACTGGCAGCCCCCCAGATCAAGGTGCAGGGTCTACATGAAGCATGGAAGCCTCTTTCTCGAAAGTATCAGAAGGTCCCCTGAGGAACGCCTTGAGGTTGAGCTCCATGAGGTACACCTCATCTCCTTCTACCTTCCAAGGGATATGCATGAGCTCACAGTATCAGGTCATGAAAGCGACATGGGGGACATGATAATAATGCACCCCCACCTCATCGAGCCTGGCTTCAGACCCGTTGCCCGGGAATATGCCACCAGTTCCGGTTTCATTGATATTCTGGGTAAGGATGAGAATGGTTCGCTCATGATAATTGAACTTAAAAGTAGAAAGGCTGGTGTGAGCGCTGTTAAGCAGCTCAGGAGATACGTGGATGAATTCAGGGATGACCAGGTTGGTGTGAGGGGCATTCTGGTGGCCCCCTCAATAACCCATGATGCCCTGGAGATGCTGGAGGATGAGGGACTGGAGTTCAGGGAGATCGAGCCCCCCAGGGAACTCAAATCAAACAGAGGGGTTACACTGGATAACTTCCTCTGA
- a CDS encoding M48 family metallopeptidase, producing MIKEFVIGTELAPAYYGDLLEFIRRYYLMPGDFNEIRRDGLRLVFRAWRDEAIIYGEIIAGENLKLILEYPAELGGWAEAIYEDIFTSIQAFEDMMRQHTVYFAWVEGEDIIPERPPTGRGMASKGIFGSSMLLVYVLFFGVNIILFIILGFYAVIAILLMQLGIILLSDRIYARMGEWVITPENPSVHIIQFQLPEDEFKFFIDRMGNEAILKIKREIYRVSLADKRSPTCEDARSVLERYGFRCNPLYERSRTVNLYSIIADAAGAFGIPVPRIVLSNTMIANAAATGPSPRRGLVLVTTGLLVQLTDEEVLAVIGHEMGHLVGRDPIILFSIVSAEFIMRLTVLLPVVLLSPLLYIIIAMGIIFFVAKFFEARADLLSAMVIGKPEVLARALRKIGYQKLALEKSGSQRISGWTAWDPHPPIYFRIKRLETLRDYENVKSPLIRSAVDVIRGFRDSLRQFF from the coding sequence ATGATAAAGGAATTTGTTATAGGAACCGAGCTTGCACCTGCATATTATGGGGATCTCCTTGAGTTCATCCGGCGCTACTATCTCATGCCCGGCGACTTCAATGAAATAAGAAGAGATGGTCTGAGGCTTGTTTTCAGGGCATGGAGGGATGAGGCGATAATATATGGTGAGATAATCGCCGGTGAAAACCTCAAACTGATCCTCGAATACCCTGCGGAACTCGGGGGATGGGCAGAGGCCATATATGAGGACATATTCACATCCATCCAGGCATTTGAGGATATGATGAGGCAGCACACCGTGTACTTTGCCTGGGTGGAGGGGGAGGATATAATCCCTGAAAGGCCCCCGACAGGGAGGGGAATGGCATCAAAGGGCATATTCGGAAGCAGCATGCTACTCGTCTATGTGCTCTTCTTTGGTGTCAACATAATCCTATTCATCATCCTGGGATTCTATGCAGTTATAGCAATCCTACTAATGCAGCTGGGCATAATACTCCTCTCGGACCGCATATACGCCAGGATGGGTGAGTGGGTTATAACCCCAGAAAACCCCAGTGTCCACATAATCCAGTTCCAGCTTCCTGAAGACGAATTCAAATTCTTCATAGACAGGATGGGTAATGAAGCGATCCTGAAAATCAAACGTGAAATTTACAGGGTTTCCCTTGCAGATAAGAGGTCCCCCACATGTGAGGATGCACGGAGTGTGCTTGAAAGATATGGCTTCAGGTGCAATCCACTCTATGAGAGGTCAAGGACCGTTAACCTTTACTCAATAATCGCGGATGCTGCAGGGGCATTCGGGATACCGGTACCCAGGATTGTTCTCTCAAACACAATGATAGCAAACGCCGCTGCAACGGGTCCAAGCCCCCGAAGGGGACTGGTACTTGTAACAACGGGCCTCCTCGTTCAGTTAACCGACGAGGAGGTGCTTGCGGTTATAGGGCATGAAATGGGGCACCTTGTCGGGCGGGACCCCATAATACTCTTCAGCATAGTCTCTGCCGAGTTCATAATGAGACTCACGGTATTACTGCCTGTTGTCCTGCTCTCTCCCCTTCTCTACATAATCATTGCAATGGGTATAATATTCTTTGTGGCCAAGTTCTTTGAGGCAAGGGCTGACCTCCTCTCTGCAATGGTTATAGGAAAACCTGAGGTCCTTGCGAGGGCCCTCAGGAAAATAGGTTACCAGAAACTGGCACTTGAGAAGTCCGGCTCCCAGAGGATATCCGGGTGGACGGCCTGGGACCCCCACCCCCCCATATACTTCAGGATAAAAAGGCTTGAAACTCTGAGAGATTATGAGAACGTGAAAAGTCCCCTCATCAGATCAGCGGTTGATGTGATACGGGGCTTTAGGGACTCTCTAAGGCAGTTTTTTTAG
- a CDS encoding ferredoxin encodes MYRLELDRTMCISCGNCIENCPELFEFADDGISSIMGVDLSDIQVKEFDDPSCSEKAAANCPVMCIKLYRDGEEIT; translated from the coding sequence ATGTACAGGCTTGAACTCGATAGGACCATGTGTATATCATGCGGAAACTGTATTGAAAACTGCCCGGAACTATTTGAATTCGCGGATGACGGCATTTCATCCATTATGGGTGTTGATTTATCTGATATTCAGGTTAAGGAATTTGATGACCCATCATGCAGCGAAAAGGCGGCAGCCAACTGTCCTGTCATGTGCATAAAGCTTTACAGGGATGGTGAGGAGATTACATAG
- a CDS encoding alpha/beta fold hydrolase yields MEEGKPSYFNLPEFRFESGEKLRNVRVEYKTIGRPSLNDEGEIDNAVVYIHGWSGDFSSVKRIADLTEPGGALDGFFIISMSSLGSPGSASPSTTSLGDEFPAYTVLDMVNFQRQFLNEKFGIKKVSGVIGTSMGGFQALQWAAEYPDEMEFLMPLVTSWRTRGVNYALFSYMNHLIESDPDFAAGRKPRRALSLSSMLMYLYGLSREYYSGLEKPELESAMRDMGSEGELMDPYDVLWRNRAAMNHDLEGKLSRIRARTLIFGVNQDQYFPPELDTIPMAELIPGSELILFDSECGHLGVNEIGKYGEIIASFIKGDSE; encoded by the coding sequence ATGGAGGAAGGCAAACCATCATACTTCAATCTCCCTGAATTCAGATTTGAATCAGGAGAAAAACTCAGAAATGTAAGGGTTGAATACAAAACCATAGGGAGACCCTCCCTGAATGATGAGGGTGAGATAGATAATGCTGTAGTCTATATCCATGGGTGGAGCGGGGACTTTTCTTCAGTTAAAAGGATAGCTGACCTCACAGAACCTGGAGGAGCCCTTGACGGGTTCTTTATAATATCCATGAGCTCACTGGGGTCTCCGGGTTCGGCTTCACCATCCACTACATCACTTGGAGATGAATTTCCCGCCTACACAGTACTCGACATGGTGAACTTCCAGAGACAGTTTCTCAATGAAAAATTTGGCATAAAAAAGGTCAGTGGAGTCATAGGGACATCAATGGGGGGATTTCAGGCGCTACAGTGGGCTGCAGAGTACCCTGATGAAATGGAGTTCCTCATGCCCCTTGTAACCTCCTGGAGAACAAGGGGAGTTAACTATGCACTCTTCAGTTACATGAACCACCTTATTGAGTCAGACCCTGACTTTGCCGCGGGCAGAAAACCGAGGAGGGCACTGTCACTTTCATCCATGCTCATGTACCTCTATGGACTCTCAAGGGAATACTACAGTGGCCTTGAAAAGCCTGAGCTGGAGTCGGCGATGAGGGATATGGGGTCAGAGGGGGAACTCATGGACCCCTATGATGTGCTGTGGAGGAACCGGGCCGCCATGAACCATGACCTGGAGGGTAAGCTCAGCAGGATAAGGGCAAGGACCCTCATATTTGGGGTGAACCAGGACCAGTACTTCCCACCGGAACTTGACACGATCCCCATGGCCGAACTCATACCTGGCTCCGAGTTGATTCTATTTGATTCTGAGTGCGGACATCTGGGAGTGAATGAGATAGGTAAATATGGTGAAATCATAGCTTCATTCATTAAAGGTGACAGCGAATAA
- a CDS encoding DUF5750 family protein, with the protein MKVEDFGFSEDKCMNYVLYRVSDIDDDVRRKLMERLEEDTEEDNGDLLITVFYAPEYFPFGSEEAKVRMDDFIAREEIEMTVFLSSVLED; encoded by the coding sequence GTGAAGGTTGAGGATTTTGGCTTCAGTGAGGATAAATGCATGAACTATGTACTCTACAGGGTATCAGACATTGATGATGATGTCAGAAGGAAACTCATGGAGAGACTCGAGGAGGACACAGAGGAGGATAACGGAGACCTTCTCATAACAGTTTTCTATGCACCGGAGTACTTCCCCTTTGGCTCAGAGGAGGCAAAGGTGCGCATGGACGACTTCATTGCAAGGGAGGAAATTGAGATGACGGTATTCCTCTCCAGCGTCCTCGAGGACTGA
- a CDS encoding HIT family protein gives MKFDDYKFGKYLYERKRWVVFLAPNQSNLGTCVVALKRREEFLGNLKKDEWDEMFLIISELENAVRKAFGAAMFNWGVLLNSFYRENAPPPQLHWHFIPRYRGEVIVNGEVFDDPFFGYMRPRPPKNISEETLKEIRNKMLAWIER, from the coding sequence GTGAAATTTGATGACTACAAGTTTGGCAAATACCTCTATGAGAGGAAGAGGTGGGTTGTGTTTCTCGCACCAAACCAGAGCAACCTTGGAACCTGTGTAGTAGCCCTTAAAAGGAGGGAAGAGTTTCTTGGAAACCTAAAGAAGGATGAATGGGATGAAATGTTCCTTATAATATCTGAACTTGAAAATGCAGTGAGAAAGGCATTTGGGGCCGCCATGTTCAACTGGGGCGTCCTTCTTAACTCCTTTTACCGTGAAAACGCCCCTCCACCACAACTGCACTGGCACTTCATCCCCCGCTACAGAGGGGAGGTAATCGTAAATGGGGAGGTCTTTGATGATCCGTTCTTCGGTTACATGAGGCCAAGGCCCCCAAAGAATATCTCAGAGGAGACCTTAAAGGAAATACGGAATAAAATGCTGGCATGGATAGAAAGGTAG
- a CDS encoding ferritin-like domain-containing protein — MDTERIIELLNIDFRHELEATMMYTYNAFVIEDCDLSRLTEGIAADEMRHMWWLADLITKRGGRPSMEIGKVEYIGEDLIEGLERQIQKETEGIEEYERQIEIIDDDEVAGVLRHIIDEEKRHRKEFRERLERLR, encoded by the coding sequence ATGGACACTGAAAGGATAATAGAACTCCTGAATATCGACTTTCGCCATGAACTTGAGGCGACCATGATGTATACCTACAACGCGTTTGTTATAGAGGACTGTGACCTCAGCAGGCTAACTGAAGGCATCGCGGCAGATGAGATGAGGCACATGTGGTGGCTTGCTGACCTCATAACAAAGAGGGGTGGCAGGCCCTCAATGGAGATAGGAAAGGTGGAGTACATTGGTGAAGATCTGATTGAGGGCCTTGAAAGGCAGATCCAGAAGGAGACAGAGGGTATTGAAGAGTACGAGAGGCAGATAGAGATAATCGATGATGATGAGGTTGCCGGGGTTTTAAGGCATATAATTGATGAGGAAAAGAGGCACCGCAAGGAGTTCAGGGAACGGCTGGAGCGTCTTCGATAA
- a CDS encoding DUF362 domain-containing protein, translating to MPAEVYFSDFRARSRNENRGMKIQRIFDAAFGEPFSGDDIVAVKVHFGERGNDSYVSPVLVRHVIERIRESGASPFLTDTNTLYYGSRHNSVDHIETAILNGFDYSVAGAPVIIADGLHGNNEVTVPVKGRHFSEVKIAGDIAAASAMVVISHFKGHGMSGFGGALKNLAMGCATIQGKIEQHECAKPVVMGECTECGECISECPVDAMTLNDGVMIEYDRCIACMNCLDTCPRGVFDLDWERDIPEFIERMMEYALGVTSTIDSIFYLNFLMDITPDCDCVPWSDRNIVPDIGVLASEDPVAVDTASYHLVNQEEGIRGSMLEENHETGGDKFRGVWGDVDGTHQLVYAEKLGMGVRDYRLIEIQ from the coding sequence ATGCCAGCGGAGGTTTATTTTTCAGATTTCAGGGCAAGGTCCAGGAACGAGAACAGGGGCATGAAGATACAGAGGATATTTGACGCGGCCTTTGGCGAACCCTTCTCTGGGGATGACATCGTGGCTGTTAAGGTGCACTTTGGTGAGCGGGGCAACGACTCCTATGTTAGTCCTGTTCTGGTGCGCCACGTAATTGAAAGGATAAGGGAGAGCGGGGCATCCCCTTTCCTCACAGATACCAACACCCTCTACTATGGTTCAAGGCACAATTCGGTTGATCACATTGAAACAGCCATACTCAATGGCTTTGACTATTCTGTTGCCGGGGCACCCGTTATAATTGCAGATGGGCTTCATGGAAACAATGAGGTAACTGTGCCTGTGAAGGGAAGGCACTTCAGTGAGGTTAAAATAGCAGGTGACATTGCCGCGGCATCAGCAATGGTTGTCATATCACACTTCAAGGGCCACGGGATGAGCGGCTTTGGAGGGGCCCTCAAGAACCTTGCAATGGGATGCGCCACCATCCAGGGAAAGATTGAACAGCACGAATGCGCAAAACCCGTGGTGATGGGCGAATGCACTGAATGCGGGGAGTGCATCTCTGAATGTCCGGTGGATGCCATGACCCTAAATGACGGCGTCATGATAGAATACGACAGGTGCATTGCCTGCATGAACTGCCTTGACACCTGCCCCAGGGGCGTATTTGACCTTGACTGGGAGAGGGACATACCTGAGTTCATTGAGAGAATGATGGAGTACGCTCTCGGGGTAACATCCACCATTGACAGTATATTCTACCTGAACTTCCTCATGGATATAACCCCTGACTGTGACTGTGTGCCATGGAGTGACAGGAACATAGTTCCCGACATAGGGGTGCTGGCATCTGAGGACCCTGTTGCAGTAGACACAGCAAGTTACCACCTTGTGAATCAGGAGGAGGGAATCAGGGGGTCAATGCTCGAGGAAAACCATGAGACCGGTGGGGATAAGTTCAGGGGGGTGTGGGGTGACGTTGATGGAACCCACCAGCTGGTATATGCAGAGAAACTGGGTATGGGGGTGCGTGATTACAGGCTGATTGAAATACAATAA
- the nadA gene encoding quinolinate synthase yields MLNQLQRDILKLKKEKNAIILAHNYQKKEIQEIADFKGDSLELCIKASEIHDRDIVVFCGVDFMAETAYILNPDKKILIPDRGAECPMAHMLSAEEVRKARKRYPDAAVVLYVNTLAEAKAEADILCTSANAVKIVESLDEDLILFGPDRNLAWYVQQHTDKRIIPIPENGYCYVHKMFTVADVAAKREEYPDAELLIHPECDPEVQELADHILSTGGMLRRVLESDRKQFIIGTEVDMKTRIDLESDKETIPLLAEAICENMKLHTLEKVKNSLVNEEFTVTVPDDVAKRARRAVERMIEVSRQ; encoded by the coding sequence ATGTTAAATCAACTGCAAAGGGATATTCTGAAGTTGAAGAAGGAAAAAAATGCTATCATACTTGCCCATAACTACCAGAAAAAGGAGATACAGGAAATTGCAGACTTTAAAGGGGACTCACTTGAACTCTGCATAAAGGCAAGTGAGATACATGATAGGGACATTGTTGTTTTCTGTGGCGTGGACTTCATGGCCGAGACAGCCTACATCCTCAACCCTGATAAGAAGATCCTGATACCCGACAGGGGTGCGGAGTGTCCCATGGCACACATGCTAAGTGCAGAGGAAGTAAGGAAGGCAAGAAAAAGATATCCTGATGCTGCAGTTGTCTTATACGTTAACACCCTTGCAGAGGCAAAGGCAGAGGCAGATATTCTCTGCACATCTGCAAATGCCGTTAAGATTGTTGAAAGTCTGGATGAGGACCTCATACTCTTTGGTCCCGACAGAAACCTTGCATGGTATGTTCAGCAGCACACCGACAAGAGGATAATCCCCATCCCGGAGAACGGCTACTGCTACGTCCATAAGATGTTCACTGTCGCCGATGTTGCTGCAAAGAGGGAGGAGTACCCCGACGCTGAACTCCTCATACACCCTGAATGTGACCCTGAAGTTCAGGAACTGGCGGACCACATCCTGAGCACCGGAGGAATGCTGCGGAGGGTACTTGAGTCAGACAGGAAGCAATTCATAATCGGTACAGAGGTTGACATGAAAACACGTATCGATCTTGAATCAGACAAGGAAACAATCCCCCTCCTCGCAGAGGCCATATGTGAGAACATGAAACTCCACACCCTTGAGAAGGTTAAAAATTCACTGGTCAATGAGGAATTCACTGTAACGGTTCCTGATGATGTGGCTAAAAGGGCCAGGAGGGCTGTTGAGAGGATGATAGAGGTATCCCGTCAGTAA
- a CDS encoding class E sortase, translating into MRRNSIYAVIICLFFVSVSSGIIIKAFEDYQVLERSRIHLENYRNAPRELFDPLPSGPTTAAGSNGPIIGKLIIPSIGVRCWIREDTVNAYESVYHYPESVMPGSKGDCGILGHRTTYSGPFRRIGALRKGDTVIIEDHLSSMRYVYVVTSNGDDIRWDYKVNPVRFAQGGEARLMLITCYPPGEKKAAWITHCKLVRRENI; encoded by the coding sequence ATGAGAAGAAACAGCATCTACGCAGTCATCATATGCCTTTTCTTCGTATCTGTTAGTTCAGGCATCATTATAAAGGCCTTTGAGGATTACCAGGTGCTGGAAAGGTCAAGGATTCACCTTGAAAACTACAGGAATGCACCCAGAGAACTTTTTGACCCCCTCCCTTCAGGCCCCACCACAGCTGCAGGTTCAAACGGACCGATAATTGGTAAGCTCATAATACCTTCAATAGGTGTCAGGTGCTGGATAAGGGAGGACACCGTGAATGCCTATGAATCAGTCTACCACTACCCTGAAAGTGTCATGCCAGGGTCTAAAGGCGACTGTGGGATTCTGGGGCATAGAACCACCTATTCAGGACCATTCAGGAGGATAGGTGCCCTCAGGAAGGGGGACACGGTTATAATAGAGGATCATCTCTCCTCAATGCGCTACGTATATGTGGTGACATCCAATGGTGATGATATAAGATGGGACTATAAGGTCAATCCAGTGCGCTTCGCTCAGGGTGGGGAGGCCAGGCTCATGCTCATAACGTGTTATCCTCCAGGCGAAAAGAAGGCTGCCTGGATAACACACTGCAAACTTGTGCGTAGAGAGAACATCTGA